In the genome of Dermacentor andersoni chromosome 3, qqDerAnde1_hic_scaffold, whole genome shotgun sequence, one region contains:
- the LOC126524474 gene encoding uncharacterized protein, translating into MVVHAPDSVAAPNSELTMFKRREEVVSAEDSSRSFFVRYLGCTRFQSKSKQRGLKALQQPLLDLYSAARRKGESQRSVHPLALTQRLDVSHYGLVVAEALEDPETRRAVTAVTRVITPAANIVLWAALRFSARLAKRRSIGAAFVPLACSEDVVDRSWYLGLSAKRRFLVGLAHPPVFACLFRQVAAPSTWECHGFICASAEDALMICSSLGEARDTVVVLDRPRPTPVVVAGGKRPDDYSDLTSITASSYTVRNASSRKLTSSIDEPQSSVTASASGYYQEVVDRRFKSPRRSSKRVSRRTDTESKSSASEERKRRVRRKSNSYKYRDLSKKYAGAALPRPVTSELSYSSAGNVTVTTEDTLVKDVILQTTGHKDGLIFQNVVPASNSGGGGPQESFDESSSSAQTPTNDTGYFSSKSKSAKASKEDLTHEEAPAAPAAPPEPPPPPRPPQSTYYFGQNVAPAAVTMQKTNVTSYTYFLKDSARIPVKEPVIMPEQVKARETNTTSAVTTIVPPSGTSDSSLSGYHSDSCCQTREAGTMTKDDECCDSDCCCSCDFSSACSECSSSRRTLVPSGRCQSRGQMTISETMNFSSECDSEAHWLRRSSVVHSFSTDGRVKGRAENCHEHVTRAQVHHHHHERSQHVQQQQQRNFTAVKYHRGQKEEKQQPDAQGKTMKNAFTSTTASLCGDSPPNGKVVIDVAQCDGISRGVMTPGIISFNKHGHVRDWASLSNCSGSSRVTTTTLQPVQQRPQRTAKVIRWEQQPQLSKRKSKPGFLSNLKTSLTRARLKTGKLFSRMRSHRNGKEVATTTTVHDPDAASQDEVCLSPDGNVRPKRKRRRRLSWSFHDLRSAFPSKNNGAAGNAPQRPRRRKKKSRNGRGNGGAGGSDVSDSFLEEEEDRIADAPRSPPRRPRRKSDSELGAAAAGGQQQRRVAGDVTTIRVEHGLTKEGFTRWSNTNLHSELGYIP; encoded by the coding sequence ATGGTCGTGCACGCTCCGGATAGCGTGGCCGCGCCCAACTCGGAACTGACGATGTTCAAGCGGCGCGAGGAGGTCGTGTCCGCCGAGGACTCGAGCCGAAGCTTCTTCGTGCGCTACCTGGGATGCACCCGATTCCAGTCCAAGTCAAAGCAGCGAGGGCTCAAAGCCCTTCAGCAACCGCTGCTGGACCTGTACAGCGCCGCGAGACGCAAGGGCGAGAGCCAGCGGTCCGTGCACCCGCTAGCGCTAACGCAGCGCCTAGACGTCTCTCACTACGGCCTAGTGGTTGCCGAGGCCCTCGAGGATCCAGAGACGAGGCGAGCCGTGACGGCCGTCACGCGTGTGATTACGCCCGCTGCAAACATCGTGCTTTGGGCCGCCCTCCGGTTCAGCGCGCGGCTTGCCAAGAGGCGCTCCATTGGCGCCGCCTTCGTGCCCTTGGCTTGCTCGGAGGACGTCGTCGACCGGTCCTGGTACCTAGGACTGTCGGCGAAGCGCAGGTTTCTCGTCGGATTGGCGCACCCTCCTGTGTTTGCCTGCCTCTTCCGACAGGTCGCGGCGCCGTCGACGTGGGAGTGCCATGGATTCATCTGTGCCTCAGCCGAAGACGCGCTAATGATATGCTCCTCGTTGGGCGAGGCGAGGGACACTGTTGTAGTGTTGGACAGGCCACGGCCTACGCCCGTGGTCGTGGCCGGTGGTAAGCGACCTGACGACTACAGCGACCTAACGTCTATCACGGCGTCTTCGTACACTGTGCGAAACGCGAGCAGCCGAAAGCTGACATCGTCAATAGATGAACCGCAGTCGTCGGTCACGGCGTCGGCGAGCGGCTACTACCAAGAAGTGGTGGATCGGAGGTTCAAATCTCCCCGAAGGTCGTCCAAAAGAGTCTCCCGACGAACGGACACTGAATCCAAATCATCGGCAAGCGAAGAGAGGAAACGCCGTGTACGCCGGAAGTCTAACTCTTACAAGTACCGGGACCTCTCCAAGAAGTACGCCGGTGCTGCACTGCCGAGGCCTGTCACGTCTGAGCTGTCGTACTCTTCCGCAGGAAATGTGACAGTCACGACAGAAGACACCCTTGTTAAGGATGTCATCCTGCAAACGACCGGCCACAAAGACGGCCTCATCTTTCAAAACGTCGTGCCTGCCTCGAACAGCGGCGGAGGCGGTCCCCAGGAGTCATTCGACGAGTCGTCGTCGTCGGCTCAAACACCGACCAACGACACTGGATACTTCTCCTCGAAATCGAAAAGTGCCAAGGCCTCGAAGGAGGACCTGACACACGAAGAAGCTCCAGCCGCTCCCGCCGCACCCCCTGAGCCTCCACCTCCACCGAGGCCACCGCAGTCGACGTACTACTTCGGCCAGAACGTGGCCCCTGCGGCAGTGACGATGCAAAAGACCAACGTTACCTCCTACACGTACTTTCTGAAAGACTCCGCCAGGATTCCCGTTAAGGAGCCAGTGATCATGCCGGAACAAGTGAAGGCTCGTGAAACGAATACGACTTCGGCGGTAACGACCATCGTTCCGCCCAGTGGCACGTCGGACAGCTCGTTGTCAGGCTATCACTCGGACTCGTGCTGCCAGACGCGAGAGGCCGGCACGATGACCAAGGACGACGAGTGCTGCGACTCGGACTGTTGCTGCTCGTGCGACTTCTCGTCCGCCTGCTCCGAGTGCAGTTCGAGCCGAAGGACGCTGGTGCCCAGCGGCCGGTGCCAGAGCCGCGGCCAGATGACCATCTCGGAGACGATGAATTTCAGCAGCGAGTGCGACTCGGAGGCACACTGGTTGCGGCGCAGCTCCGTGGTGCACTCGTTCTCCACCGACGGACGCGTGAAGGGGCGCGCGGAGAACTGTCACGAACACGTGACGCGAGCACAGGTGCATCACCATCACCACGAGCGCAGCCAGCAcgtgcaacagcagcagcagcgcaactTCACAGCCGTTAAGTACCACCGGGGACAAAAGGAGGAAAAGCAGCAGCCGGACGCTCAGGGAAAAACGATGAAGAACGCGTTCACGTCCACGACCGCCTCTCTGTGCGGTGACAGTCCGCCGAACGGCAAGGTTGTAATCGACGTCGCGCAATGCGATGGAATCAGCCGCGGCGTCATGACCCCCGGAATAATCAGCTTTAACAAGCACGGCCACGTACGAGACTGGGCCTCCCTCAGCAACTGCTCGGGCTCATCGCGCGTCACCACTACCACTCTCCAGCCCGTGCAGCAAAGGCCGCAGCGGACAGCCAAGGTCATACGCTGGGAGCAGCAGCCGCAGCTCAGCAAGCGCAAGTCCAAGCCTGGATTCTTGTCCAACCTGAAGACCTCTTTGACGCGCGCCAGGCTCAAGACGGGCAAGCTGTTCAGCCGCATGCGGTCGCACCGCAACGGAAAGGAGGTCGCCACCACGACGACGGTCCACGATCCGGACGCCGCGTCGCAAGACGAGGTCTGCCTCAGTCCTGACGGGAACGTGCGCCCCAAGCGGAAGCGGCGGCGACGGCTGTCCTGGAGCTTTCACGACCTCCGGTCCGCATTTCCCTCCAAGAATAATGGAGCCGCGGGGAATGCTCCGCAGAGGCCACGACGCAGGAAGAAGAAGAGCCGCAATGGCCGCGGCAACGGTGGTGCCGGTGGCAGTGACGTGTCCGACTCCTTCTTGGAGGAAGAAGAGGACAGGATTGCTGACGCTCCCAGGAGCCCACCCAGAAGGCCTCGGCGCAAGTCGGACTCTGAACTTGGAGCAGCTGCTGCTGGTGGTCAGCAGCAGCGCCGCGTCGCCGGTGATGTGACCACGATACGCGTGGAACACGGACTCACCAAGGAAGGCTTCACCCGCTGGTCCAACACGAACCTGCACTCAGAGCTCGGATACATTCCGTGA